ATTTGGGCTAGTTTCTCTTCCCCTGCGTCGGCACCAACGTTTGACTCCATGGTTGTGAAATTGAAGAAGTCGTGATAAGCTTCAATGCTTGGGGCCAGGCCAGAAGTGGTGGGAGGCAAACTGGTAGAATTcaccttttactttttatttttaggtgaTTTGGTTTATGGCACCTGATCCCTTATCTCCTCTAACTCTGCATTTTGGTTCTCTTGGTATAAGCCTTATCTTCAAGGTTTCTTCCCCATTTATAGTAGATTAAGGGGTACTCTTGTTGCCCCTAAGTTGCTTCTCTCCCATTTTCCAGTTTTTAGTCGTTGGCTTGTGGGTGTCTGGGCATTGCTTCCTGAATTGTGCCCTCCACCCCAGGAGGCTGTTATTTAGCAGTGGATtattactggctgggcgcagtggctcacacctgtaatctcagcactttgggagggcaaggcgggcagatcacttggggtcaggagttcaagaccagcctggccaacatggtgagaccccgtctgtactaaaaatacaaaaattactcgggcgtggtggtgtgtgcctgtagtcccaggtatttgggaggctgaggtaggagaatcgcttgaacccaggaggcagaggttccagtgaactgagatcacaccactgcactcctgtcggGGCAAAAGAGCCAGACtccttctccagaaaaaaaaaaaaaaaaaaaagattacgaTTATACCGTGAGAGATTTATCCTGGTTGCTGTATGTCCACTTGCTCCTTTTCTACGGGAGGAAGATTATGTTTAAACTGAGTTTGTAGAGATGTTTGGACCAATTAACTCCCAAAGAGTGTGATCAAGTGCAGCAGGACAGTTTGACCTCTTTTCTAGTTTCAGCCACCGTGAATTGGCCTTGTCTTCACTTTGTTTATCTCCTCCAGCACAAAATAATTCAATCTCCAGGCCCTGATCTCTGAGGGAAGATTCTAGAGGGTGAAGTCATCTCATTCCTTGCTCTTACTGATCTGCATTAGGACTGACTGCAGAAACTAGGGCCTTGCTGCCTCCTTCTGAAGACCTTCTGGGCCCTATCACTGGCTGCTATTCTCACAAGGCTGGGGAGGGTGTGGCTCTGTGttctgctctccctccccattTCTTTCTCTGGTTTGGGGGACAAATTTTGCAGTCCATCAGCAATCACAGCTGCAGAGCATGCAGTGGTCACTGCCCTACAACTGGAGCTGTAGtgaccagaaaagaaaataatcacatcCTTGGTGAAGAACGGAGTGGCTCATCCAGGAGCTTATGTGGCTGTGGATGTTCTGGCCTGAGCATGGCCATTTCCAGCAAGACATTCTGGATCCTCAGGGCTGAAGAAGGACCAGACACTATTTTTGTAACTTCTGAAACCTAATAGAAACCTATGTGTGCCTACAGTGATGTGTACctgtaaatgtaaaatttatttgcCTTTGATTTGAATGACATAAGCTACCTGTGGGCACCTCAGTTCCCCCATGCCCATCAGAAGCTCCTTTTGGCACTTACATGTGTAAGAAAATATTGACAAGTGaattattacaatttttattttttgagacggggccttgctctttcacccaggctggagtgcagtggcgtgatctcagctcactgcaaccactgtctcccgggctcaggtgaacATCTGGGCTGCCTCATCTTAGATCTTTTTTTTGTGAGACcgagtctgtctctgttgcccagcctggagtgcagtggcgcgatctcggctcaccgcaacctccgcctcccaggttcaagcgattctcctgcctcagcctcccgagtagctgaaataacaggcacacatcaccatgcccagttaatttttgtatttttagtagagacggggtttcgtcatgttggccaggctggtctcgaactcctgacctcaggtgatccgcctgtctcggcctcccaaagtgttgggattaaaggtgtgagccaccgcgcctgccctgTAGATCATTTTAAGGAATCAACGTACCCTTTTCCCTCACAAGAGGGAGGCTCGTGTGATCCTCCCACTGCCAcctcctgtagctgggaccacaggtgcacaccaccacacctggctacttttattttattttctgtgttcttagtagagataagatcttgccatgttgcccaggctgaaattaTTAAGGCAGGtaaaatctttcaaaataaagAGTTTTGTGAGGGGAAAAAGGTATGTTGATTCCTTAAAATGGTTTGCAGATGGGGCAGCCCTGATGTTTGGATAGCTAGGGCATTATTCAACACTTGAGAACTTGAGAACAAGGATTCAAATCCCAAAGAATTAAAGTTTCTTGTAAAAGGGTtgagtgataaaataaatttaacatccCAGTTTTGAACAGCCACTTCTCTTACCAAAAAACGACCTTTAGGGAAATGAGCCCCCCCACCAGAAGGTGTGCTTTTTAGACTTTTTAGACTATGGAGCCTAAAAACCTAATAACCTGAGGCAATCACATGGGCCTGTCAGGAGCTTTGGCTTAACATGTCTGGGCCTTCCTTTTACCAGGGGTCTTTATTGCTGTGTATTGACCCATTTTTCTTCCTTACGCTAAAGCTTGTGCAGGTGGGGCAGGACCACACCACCCCAACAGGTAGGATGCTGTGTCCCTTTGAACACTGGCAGGACAGCATTTGGTTCTCTCCCCAGGCAGCTCAACACAAGGGCTTGGACCTATCCTTCCACAAGAAGAGTTGGTTTAGACCAACCACCGCTTTCTGATTTAACCTTAGTCTGGACCTGGTTGTCCAGATGAATAGATTCTAATGTAACTGCTCATCAGAACAACCTTTGTACCTGTATAAAAATGACTTATGTGGCAATTTGACAAGATCTGCAAAGATTGATGGTCCCTGGCAGCAGTTAGAGGTTGTTTCTCATGCTGATGAAACAGACTAGGACTCTTCTACCATCTTGTTTCTGACTTTTCTTGAGTGGGATGATAAAAATTGGAGAgctcctttgggaggctgaggcgggcggatcacgaggtcaggagattgagaccatcctggctaacatggtgaaacctcctctctactaaaaatacaaaaaattagccgggtgtggtggcgggtgcctgtagtcctagctactcgggaggctgaggcaggagaatggcgtgaacctgggaggcggagcttgcagtgagctgagatcgcgccactgcactccagcctgggtgacagagcaagactctgtctcaaaaaaaaaaaaaaaaaaaaaattggagagcTCCAGCTGCGGGAAGATGCATGTTTCTCTAATGCAAATTAGCATGGGCCTACAGTGTATGAAGCAGGAATTAGGATCACACaaatctgggtttgaattctggctctatGATTTAGCTTCGTAACTTCGGTCATGCTactcagttttttcatttttaaaatgtgagtagTACTGGTCTTGCAGGAttgtataaggattaaatgaactaatataaTAGGATTAGCAAAGTGCCTAATATAGTTACACAGTCAGGTTGAGAGATGGGGTGATGGTCAAAACTTTTGCAAAAGCAGTATGGAGGTGAATCACCCACTTTAGGAGAAGCCACTACGTTGGTCTTTCACAGGAAGTGTTTTTGACTTTTACGTCTTTCTACCTGAGAAGCAGAGTGGTGAATGAGAATGTGGAGCATGGCTTTGGTGCCAGATGGATGGGGTATGGATGTTGGTCATGCTTGTTAGTCTTGTATGTTTATGAATTACATGGCTTTCTGCACCTGGTTCCTCAGGCCTAGGCCCTCAGAGCTGTTGTGAGGAATAGCATGGATGCACGTGCAGTGTCCTGCACTGTGCCTGACACACAGGAGAGACTCATGAATGACACCATTATACCCACGGAGTCCTGGTCTCTAGTCCTAGTGTTGTAGAATAACTGTTTGTGGAAGGAATGGATGAAGTGACAGTCTTATACACGGGAGTGTGTATGCAAAGGCAGGCTTTACAACTTACTGGAAGGTTTAAAAGAGTGGatatctggccgggcgcggtggctcagcctgtaatcccagcactttgggaggccgaggtgggaggatcacgaggtcaggagatcaagaccatcctggccaacatgttgaaaccccgtctgtactaaaaatacaaaaattagctgagcatggtggcacgggcctggaatcccagctactcgggaggctgaggcaggagaatcacttgaaccagggagtcagaggttgcagggagccgagattgtgccactgcactccaggctggtgacagagcaagactctgtctgaattaaaaaaaaaaaaaaaagagtggacaTCTTATAAGTCTTTATAggtagtattttttttaagatttggcATTATATCTGAAGCTTAATTTATTATCCAATAAATATGGCAACTACATTATCATTTCCTGCCAGTTATACATGTAAGGTTGTTGATTAATTTTATAATGGAGAACACAGATTGAGTTTTAAGATATTGAATAATTTAATAGGAGAAAGTAAATGACTATTTTCTTACATTTGggaaagtgaaaatatattttaaaaccttgaATATATCCTTAAGCACAGTTAAGCAAAAGgggaaagaattaaaataaacgGATGTGTAAATGGATGTGAAAAGAATAGTCATGGCCGGAAATGTGTGTCATAAGCTACCAGTTACatacaggttcaagtgatttcatGAGAAAGTTAATCACTCAGGACCAAAGTAAACAGTTCTTATCAGAACTTATCTTGAACGAGTTTGTCCTCATCATTTCTCCATTATCTAtgctaaaggattataaatccattttaattaaaagtaGTGAACAACTCTCTCTTATACCACATCAATAAGCATAACACCATTAGTATGACTTTGACACTTGAACTAAAAAAACAATCCAGCGTTAAGAGGTAAATGAAGCTGATAACCATCTAGTGAATTTAGGTTATATGCTCAGTTTGGATAAATTAGGTCTCAAGATGGATTTTGCACTCTCTTCCAGTATTAGCTGTTCATGGCCAGCGTTCACCAGATAATTATTAAATCTACACTTTCCTTCTTTATAGACTTGGACTTACTGGCTGTTGCAATAAAGCAAAAATCTCATGCACATATACAGTCACATTTGAAATATTCACAGCTTTTAAGTGGGTAAAATCATAGTTAGACAATCTCTGAATCAGAAGAGTCAATGACATTTAGATGTTTGCAGTCTGCTTTTTCCTCAACTGAAGCCCCTTAGCGTTACAAGTTGAATTCAGCCAGATACATTGGAATcttgttgaattatttttttttttctttcagaaaagcaACTTATGTATGCCAACTAGTGCTTCAAGGAAAGTGTCCTGATTCTCTTAGAAGTACACCAAGGAATTCTGGTAGAATAtggactcctttttttttttttttttttttgagaccaagtatccctctgttgcccaagctggagtgtaatggcgtgatctctgctcactgcaacctccacctcccgggttcaaggattcctgtgcctcagcctcttgagtagctgggactacaggcgtcaccatgcctggctaatttttgtatttttagtagagatggggtttcaccatgttggccaagctggtctcgaattcctgacctcaggtgatccgcccgcctcggcctcccaaagtgctggtattacaggcatgagccaccacgcccagcttggaTTCCTCTTAATGCAAGGAGAGAAGCTGTGCATTTTAAAGTAGTGATCCCCTCTAAATGTGTCCTTTTAAAcatttctccctctctttgcAGTAGATCATGTATGAAATGGCTCatgtttttagattaaaaaaaatcaaataggcaTTAACTCTTTTTGCACTGAAGAAATCTTTCAGTACCTATAGTTGTGCCACTGAAGTGTCATAAGAGATCTAAAACCATGTATTAGGACTGGAAGAGACCTGAGGGGTCATCTGATCAACcagcttattttacaaatgagacacAGGCTGGCAGCTCGCCCACAGCCTGTCTGTCACACAGGGAGTGGGTGGTACACACAAGACGATAACTCAGGCTTCTTTCCAATTTCAGCTGCCCTcagttttccatttcatttggcaGTTGTGCATTTTGGCATTTGCTGGATTCACACATTTTGGTTTGTAGAAAATTACCAAATTTTAACGTATGAATGATTGAGGTGAAGGCAGAATATTGTCACAGAAACACTTGATGGATAGTTTTGCTCCTCTACTTAAGTCTAATggaaacatttgaaataaaattgacTTTAACTCAGTATTCCCTTTTTCTCATAACCAAAAATGAAGTCCCCGACTATGTAACCAAGTGTCTCATAGCAAATGTTTCTGACCTTTTAGAACAGAAGAATCCATAACAGAAGATGACAAGAGGAGGTATGTTTGGTGTTGCAGCTGGCTTTAGTTTGAATGGTTTTGGCCATACCTCATGGATTTAACACACTGTAGCATATTCCCAATAACACAGATTCTGCCAGGAAAACTGTTGGCACAGAGAATACAGGTAGGGGCATATGGTCTGAAAAAGAACTTGCCCAGGATTCATCATCTTTGCTCCTTCCAAGCAAACTTGGTTTTTGTCCTATGCATGTGGCGTGTGCTAATTTTCATCCTATGACCTTTGGGTGTGCTCTTCTCCCTAACTGGATGACTTCCCTTCATTCTCTCAGCCTTCCCTGTCCTCCTACTTCTCTGATTAACTGCACTCCAccctcatttctctcttgctgtctctgcCCTCATTTCGTATCTCTCTATTAGTAAGATATCTTTGTGTGTCCATAATGCCTAATATCATACCATGTTGACCACGCTGAATTATTGATAAATGTTAACTGTAACATGTCATTGTATGATATTTAATACTCTACTAAATTGTAACATCCCaaagtcttttcttctttctcattacaagtaaaatatctaaaaattctACTAACGCaatacatctttctttttttgaaaaaaaaaaatagcttctttTTAACCTAGGAAACCAATTATATTCCCAAGGGCCATAATATTCTAGATTCTAGTTTTGAAAAATCAtgagttattttaataattatataattgtttGGAGTACTCCATGCTTCTGTTGCTTCCTGTAAATAGATAGTACCATTTAAAttggtttgatttctttttatcaaGAAACTATGGAGGAGTATATGTTGGCCTACCATCTGAAGCTGTCAATATGGTGTCCAGTCAAACAAAGACGGTTCGGAAAAGTAAGTGAAATCATGTGCTGTTGATTTtccctaattatttatttttaatgttttatgaaaaaGCATGAAATTTATATTTCGGCTTACTCGACTCAACCTATGTAttggttgcagtgaaccatgtatAAGTACTGTCTGTTCATTGCAGTCATTGGTTGAAATAGCCACCCACATGGTAAGAAGAGTTCCAGAGCATAATTTAGCTTTTATTTGTGGTTATGctccatatttttaatttcttgttaaTTTTAGCAATGATCAGTGTGAAAATGAAAGCTAATATTTATGTAAGTTTATGGCATTTTCATAGAACAGAAAGGTAAATTTCTGTAATATAAGATGACTGACTGATAAGCAATCTGctgtttaaaggaaaaataattgccTATTgcataattaaatgaaatgaggCTCCATTTTCTGAGTTTTAATAGTTAGCAATTATGGGGCCAATGAAGTCCTTTTGACTAATAGGCACCTTTTGACTGATAGATAGCTTCTTGCTCAAGGCAATTTTTAAGCGAGGCTCATGGTAAACAATGCTGATTTATAAAACCACTGTACAATGTATTGTCTGATGTTTAGTTTTAAATGACTATTAACATGTTTGCTTTATACACAAGGCTGTATTACGTTATTTTTAACATACTGTATTTGTTCCTCATTGTTCTTTACGTACTTTATGATTTAGACTAGCAAATACGTGTATGTCATTACTGTTTAAAGTTCTATAGAAAATTAGAATATGCTATTTATGATCTGAACATTtaacttttcttaattttctctttaagattagaagaaaataacatcATGACTCAAGAATCAAGAGGTGctgtatatttttctaaatctatATATTTAGACTTATTGATGAATGGACTGTAGATATTATTTGCTCTATAAAAAATTTCTAAGAAATCTTGAACTTTACAATTTAAAGGAGGGGTTTCATCCTATGGAATTGAGTGTGTTTTATTGCAGAGAGGTGAATAATCAGATGAATTTTCTTTCAGctactttttttcatttcattttgttaaaaatgaatatttatttaataagagCAAGCTAAGTGTCTCCCTAAAACATTGAGATCTCACCCTTCTTCATTGCAGAAATCTGTGAGGGCCTAGGACTTGAGAAATGACAGGGAGAGACCAGAGAGGCTAGAACTGGGGATTAGATTAGAATCGATTTTAAGTGGTATTAGCCAGTGGTTAATATACAGAGAGGAGATGTGTCAGTACCAGAACTCCAGTAGAGATGGGCAATCGGTCAATTAAGTCCAAAACACTTAATATTGATTCTAATCTAACTGAACAGAGATGTAGTTATGCAGGAAGGAATAGTAAGAATCAGAGAATAAGTTAACAGATTGGTTTTACAAAACACGTTCAGTATGGACATGGCAAAGAGCTAGGAGTTAGAATTATAATAAGACAACAAGAACAACGACAAGAGAAAAATAGCTTTCATTTGTTAACTACCCTACATACCAGTCTTTAAAAGACATGGAGCAGCGTTTCCATACAGACAAATAATCTTAGTTCACTGGGTCCACCAAGGGTCCAACAACACATTCCATGCTGGGCTCTCCACTGTATTTCACTCCTGGTGAATGACACCCAACCTCTTTTGAAGCCTCCAGTGATTAGGAATGTCCTATCTCCTGAGATAGCCTATTCTATTCTGGAAGTCAGGTTGCCTTGGTTATGAATTCAGGCTCTCATTTACTAGCTGGGCACGTTCCTTCCCCTTTATGACCTCAGTTTTGTTATCTGAAAAATGGAGCCAATACTTAGACTGAAGAGTTGTTGTTAggattaaatatgaaataaatgttaGCATCTGCTGTCATCATCGTCATCACCACcatactattaattttttttgataaCCAGAATCTAACCATTGGCAGACCAAAAGCAAGACTGATTTGATACTGAACCAACTTCTTGCCCAGGGCCAGTACTGGATTTGCTATTTGGGATGGGGTGGGATTACAGACTAATTTCACAGATAGAGACAAACAAACTTACCTGCTAGAGAAAGGAGACGCAGAAACTGTAACCAGTTTCTTCCTGACAAGAACTAGAACAATCTTTGGGTAGCTACTTCTTTGAAGATTTGCTCATCAAGGCAACATTTTGGAGTTTTATCCCCTCGTACCCATGAACAGAGGGTATTCGGTTTCTTCTTGGGAAGTCACTGGAGAGTTTCTATTTCTAGTATTTTTAACATAGTTCTAGCCCTCCATATAGATTTCTGAGTTCTCCGCTAGTTTTCTCCTGTGCAGAAgtacttttattatttgtatCAAATAGAAAAGATAAGTTGAAACCAAGAATATACTGCTGTTTACCCTCCTGGAAACAGAATGTATTTCAAAAAGCATAGAAATAGAGTGGAAAGAGGTGCTGTCTACATAGCTATCAGGAGACTGGGCAGCTCTGCTACCAACACAGACCTAAGATGAATCCCTTAACTTCCCTCAGCTTGTCTCAACCACAGTTTTCTCATGGGAAGTGTTAGACACGATGATTGCTCACCCTTGTGGGTGGATCTGAAGTTTGCCACTAACACTTTAGCAATAATCCTGGTGAGCAAGCTCATATAACTTTAGGCAGCTAGCTAAAACATTTCTTACTGTTAATGGCTGTAAATTTATCGTATTTTATTGCACCCCTCTCTCTCCTCAACTTTCCCCAttctttaactcttttttttctattacccttacattttatttattttacttatttttatttttattttactttaagttctgggatacatgtgctgaacgtgcaggcttgttacataggtaaacatgtgccatggtggtttgctgcacctatcaacccatcttCTGGGTTTTAAGCcgcacatgcattaggtatttgtcctaatgctctccctcccctttctcccaACCCCTGAACAGGCcccgctgtgtgatgttcccctccctgtgtccatgtattctcatggttcagctcccacttatgagtgagaaaatgcggtGTTTAGCTGTCTCTAAACAATTAGTTTGATCCTGGTCTTTCTGTAGCCTCCTTTGAATTATCTGAAAAGTTTTCTAAGTTGATAGGCTGCCCATTTTCCTTAGATGCTAAGCATCCATTATGGTCCTTACCTGTGACATGTCTGAACTCAGGGCTTTCTAGGCCTTAGTTGTTGGGCGGAAACCCTGATGAGATGACTTTAGAAAAGAGATGTTTCATGGAAAGAATTGGAgacacttttgttgttgttgttgttgtttgtttgttttttacctaaCATGTAGACTCTCTGAACTAAATGCACTCAGTGACCAAAGTTCAAAGTTGATTTGGTTTGGTTGATTTTGAAACAAATTGAGGAATGATTTCAGAATCCCTTAAAATTACTTATGTCAGGATGCAAATGTGTAGTTTCTTCTGCAGATGACCCTAGGCTGAAAGTTATGCCCACTTAGATGTGCAGAGTACTTCCAGCACAGAGGGGCTTAAGTGATGGTGCTCAGATGACAATGGATGGCCTGGCTGCATCAGAATCCCGTGGGGGAGTGCCATGTAATGTGGAGGCCTAGGCTCTCCCAGGAGGTTTGGACCAAGTGGGGAAGGGATGGAATTGTGACCGAACagtctctatttttaatttggatgATGTTAATATACATGCAGCTAGGTTTGGGCATTGCTTATCAAGATGTATTTTAATTGTAAGTTTGTAAGTCTCTTTTCCTACCCAACTTTGCCTCTTTATATAATTATCATCAGTGCTTGGCTCTACACTGGCCACCTAAGTCTTAAATTAATATTGGGTGAATATTAAATAGGTGTTTTACTTAAAAGAAAGTCAGTAAATAATTTGTAGGCTTAAGGCTAATACATTTTTTAACCTAAGTTGTACCTGTTTGCTcactcttttctcctcttctgttgTCTCCTTAGCTTGCTCATCAGTTTGGAAGGAATTTGGCTCCGTGGGACATTGTAATGTGCACAGACATTTCCAAGGAAATTCTAAACAGTCACCCTTCCCTTTTGCATTCCCCCAAATCTTAAGTGTATACATAAAACCCTGGGTACATATTGTTGTGGTAATAGAAGGGAATTGGTTAAACAGTACACTTGTTTATGGAACTTTCTGTGGCCACCTACGAAAGACAAGTTAACAAACTGTCATGGAGGCTGTTGTTGCCCAGCCAGGGCCGCTGCATTTTGACAACATTTCCACCCTGGCCACTCAGCACATTTCATGGAGGTCATGTCTTTTCACTGATACTTTTTTGATAGTTTTTATATAACAAAATCCTTATTCTATTTATAACTTAGGATGATAAGGCACTATAAATTAATGacctaaaataatatatttgtctGTTAACTTTCGCTATTTCTACTTCACTTTAATTTTTAGCTGTAAAATTGGTAAATGGATTCTTACAACtatctctttccattttttactatttggttttcaaatttcatttaaatgtcagaatttcctttttaagaaCAATGTGTATTTCATtgcagtatttaaaaataaactcaaatttgCATGCCATATGCACGTtttgattacatttttattttctttcgtGAAAGGCATGTGCAACTACAAATACTTCATAGCTGTTTGGGTTGCTCATTCTACATCACAACATCTCATCATATTATTTCTATAACTGTTTTCAAGGACTTGTGATGGATGGTTAGTGGGATATCTGGAAATTAATTTGATAATGACTTGTGTGTCTACTTAGTATTGCAATGTAAGTTACTCAATTTACCAATGTATTTcaacaattaaaacatttttatcccTCTTCACTtacatttcttaattatttttcaaaagaacactTAAAGTCACACATGGCATTGTGATGTATAGATAcattatataaacatatgaagataataatatataAGTAGATTACTAAGAAAAACCAAAGTTTTTCATAGGAAGAAAGGCATTATCTTATATATTTGGTCTATATGACAACCACAGGGACATCAAATTgataaaaaatttcaaagctaAGAATTACTAAGAAATTATCCTGATACACACATTCCTGTCTCATGTTCATAAGTCCATAATGGTATTTAGGTGGAATATCAGCAGTTTGTCCTATTAGGAATAACAGatagattgactttttttttttttttttttttgggtgatggagtcttgctctgtctcccaggctggagtgcaatggcatgatctcggctcactgcaacctctgcctcctgggttcaagcgattctcctgccttagcctcccaagtagctgggactacaggcatgcaccaccacgcccgactaattttttgtaattttagtagacacggggtttcaccatgttggccaggctggtcttgaactcctgacctcaggtgattcacctgccttggcctcccaaagtgctgggattataggtgtgagccactgcacctggccagattgacttttaaaaaacttttaattttgaaaaaattttagattCATAGAAGCACGTAAAGATTATATGAAGAGTTCCTGTATGCGCTTAACCCAGCTACTTCTAATGTTAATCTTGCATGACCACAGTACATTTGTCAGAAGAAATTAAACATAGGTACAATGTGATAAACTTCAGCCTTTAATTAGATTACATCAGTTTTTCTcctaatgtcctttttgtttgtttcaggatCAAATCCaagattccattgcattctattgcaCTTGATCATCCTGTCTCCTTATTCTCCATTTGTCTCCTTAGTCTCCCCTTCCTGGTCCTTTCTTcgcctttccttgtttttcatgaccttgacacttttttAGCCTACTGATTACATATTTTGTAGTGCATTTAATTTGGATTTGTCTGTTCTCTTATGATTGGACTGGGGTTGTAGATTTTTAGGAAGagatattagctgggtgtggtggcacacacc
The Pan troglodytes isolate AG18354 chromosome 10, NHGRI_mPanTro3-v2.0_pri, whole genome shotgun sequence genome window above contains:
- the C12H12orf75 gene encoding overexpressed in colon carcinoma 1 protein encodes the protein MGCGNSTATSAGAGQGPAGAAKDVTEESITEDDKRRNYGGVYVGLPSEAVNMVSSQTKTVRKN